One genomic segment of Mycoplasmopsis agalactiae PG2 includes these proteins:
- a CDS encoding variable surface lipoprotein produces MKKSKFLLLGSVASMAAIPFVAAKCGGTKEENKKPAEMPGGTEQPGKPGDTDQPAQPNPGTTPSTPAKPGKTPERMAQDTDVSGADISGSIKTPDTTATKTKLSDALKTIANNNLGKVQVSKEDKDKKDKEDKTGGSTSTDNKDPKSPGESESVPMESSKIDLKKLEESVKQELNKLAKKDVLSEDVLDVLKKAKGLESLKLGDLSKVEFNEKDKKLTIESHKDSKLVTGKYEFTLEK; encoded by the coding sequence ATGAAAAAATCAAAGTTTTTATTACTTGGATCAGTTGCTTCAATGGCCGCAATACCTTTTGTAGCTGCTAAGTGTGGTGGCACTAAAGAAGAAAATAAAAAGCCTGCTGAAATGCCAGGTGGCACAGAACAACCAGGAAAACCAGGTGATACAGATCAGCCTGCACAACCAAACCCTGGCACAACTCCAAGCACACCAGCTAAACCAGGTAAAACCCCTGAAAGAATGGCACAAGATACTGATGTAAGTGGTGCTGACATTAGTGGTTCTATTAAAACGCCAGACACCACTGCAACAAAAACTAAACTTAGTGACGCGCTAAAAACTATTGCTAATAACAACTTAGGAAAAGTACAAGTTTCTAAAGAAGATAAAGACAAAAAAGATAAAGAAGATAAGACAGGTGGTAGCACATCAACTGATAATAAAGACCCCAAATCTCCAGGTGAAAGCGAAAGTGTCCCAATGGAATCAAGTAAAATTGACCTTAAAAAACTCGAAGAATCTGTTAAACAAGAACTAAACAAGTTAGCTAAAAAAGATGTTCTTTCTGAAGATGTATTGGATGTCTTAAAGAAAGCAAAAGGGCTAGAATCATTAAAGTTAGGTGATTTATCTAAGGTTGAATTTAATGAAAAAGATAAAAAATTAACAATTGAATCGCATAAAGACTCAAAATTAGTTACAGGCAAGTATGAATTTACTTTAGAAAAGTAA